In Panthera uncia isolate 11264 chromosome B4, Puncia_PCG_1.0, whole genome shotgun sequence, one genomic interval encodes:
- the CB4H12orf29 gene encoding uncharacterized protein C12orf29 homolog isoform X1: MRRLGSVQRKMPCVFVTEVKEEPSTKREHQVPRCAAPWSGRSGAAGRYRAALQPFKVLATETISHKALDADIYSAIPTEKVDGTCCYITNYKGQPYLWARLDRKPNKLAEKRFKNFLHSKQNSKEFFWNVEEDFKPVPECWIPAKEIEQLNGNPMPDENGHIPGWVPVEKNNKQYCWHSSVVNYEFEVALVLKHHPDDPGLLEISAVPLSDLLEQTLELIGTNINGNPYGLGSKKHPLHLLIPHGAFQIRNLPTLKHNDLLSWFEGCREGKIEGIVWHCNDGCLIKVHRHHLGLCWPIPDTYMNSKPVIINMNLNKYDHAFDTKSLFNLLSKIDNQKFGRLRDIILDV; encoded by the exons ATGAGGCGCCTAGGTTCGGTGCAGCGGAAAATGCCATGCGTGTTTGTGACGGAGGTGAAAGAGGAGCCCTCCACCAAAAGGGAGCATCAGGTACCGAGGTGTGCGGCCCCGTGGAGCGGCCGCTCAGGGGCTGCCGGGCGCTATAGAGCCGCCCTGCAG ccATTTAAAGTTTTGGCAACTGAAACTATAAGTCACAAGGCATTAGATGCAGATATATACAGTGCAATTCCAACAGAAAAAGTGGATGGAACATGTTGTTATATTACTAactataaag gtCAGCCATACCTTTGGGCTCGACTAGATAGAAAACCTAACAAATTAGctgagaaaagatttaaaaattttctacattcaaaacaaaactcaaaag aatttttttggaATGTTGAGGAGGACTTCAAACCTGTTCCAGAGTGCTGGATACCAGCGAAGGAAATAGAACAATTAAATGGGAATCCGATGCCTGAtgaaaatggacacattcctG GTTGGGTACCAgtggagaaaaacaacaaacagtaTTGCTGGCATTCCTCTGTAGTTAATTATGAATTTGAAGTTGCCCTGGTACTGAAGCATCATCCTGATGATCCTGGTCTTTTGGAAATTAGTGCGGTGCCGCTATCAGATCTCCTTGAACAAACACTAGAGCTTATCGGAACAAATATTAATGGAAACCCATATG GGTTAGGAAGCAAGAAGCATCCATTACATCTTCTTATACCACATGGGGCATTTCAAATAAGAAATCTACCAACCTTGAAGCACAATGATCTATTATCCTGGTTTGAAGGTTGCAGAGAGGGTAAAATTGAAGGAATAGTATGGCATTGCAATGATGGCTGTTTAATCAAG gttCATCGCCATCATCTTGGTTTATGCTGGCCAATTCCAGATACTTACATGAATTCAAAACCTGTTATTATCAACATGAACCTGAACAAGTATGACCATGCCTTTGATACTAAGAGTTTGTTTAatcttctttcaaaaatagataatcaGAAATTTGGCAGACTCAGAGATATCATACTTGATGTATAA
- the CB4H12orf29 gene encoding uncharacterized protein C12orf29 homolog isoform X3, with protein sequence MKSDGKFVSTTGSRPENSPFKVLATETISHKALDADIYSAIPTEKVDGTCCYITNYKGQPYLWARLDRKPNKLAEKRFKNFLHSKQNSKEFFWNVEEDFKPVPECWIPAKEIEQLNGNPMPDENGHIPGWVPVEKNNKQYCWHSSVVNYEFEVALVLKHHPDDPGLLEISAVPLSDLLEQTLELIGTNINGNPYGLGSKKHPLHLLIPHGAFQIRNLPTLKHNDLLSWFEGCREGKIEGIVWHCNDGCLIKVHRHHLGLCWPIPDTYMNSKPVIINMNLNKYDHAFDTKSLFNLLSKIDNQKFGRLRDIILDV encoded by the exons ATGAAGAGTGATGGGAAATTTGTCTCCACCACTGGGAGTAGGCCTGAAAATTCT ccATTTAAAGTTTTGGCAACTGAAACTATAAGTCACAAGGCATTAGATGCAGATATATACAGTGCAATTCCAACAGAAAAAGTGGATGGAACATGTTGTTATATTACTAactataaag gtCAGCCATACCTTTGGGCTCGACTAGATAGAAAACCTAACAAATTAGctgagaaaagatttaaaaattttctacattcaaaacaaaactcaaaag aatttttttggaATGTTGAGGAGGACTTCAAACCTGTTCCAGAGTGCTGGATACCAGCGAAGGAAATAGAACAATTAAATGGGAATCCGATGCCTGAtgaaaatggacacattcctG GTTGGGTACCAgtggagaaaaacaacaaacagtaTTGCTGGCATTCCTCTGTAGTTAATTATGAATTTGAAGTTGCCCTGGTACTGAAGCATCATCCTGATGATCCTGGTCTTTTGGAAATTAGTGCGGTGCCGCTATCAGATCTCCTTGAACAAACACTAGAGCTTATCGGAACAAATATTAATGGAAACCCATATG GGTTAGGAAGCAAGAAGCATCCATTACATCTTCTTATACCACATGGGGCATTTCAAATAAGAAATCTACCAACCTTGAAGCACAATGATCTATTATCCTGGTTTGAAGGTTGCAGAGAGGGTAAAATTGAAGGAATAGTATGGCATTGCAATGATGGCTGTTTAATCAAG gttCATCGCCATCATCTTGGTTTATGCTGGCCAATTCCAGATACTTACATGAATTCAAAACCTGTTATTATCAACATGAACCTGAACAAGTATGACCATGCCTTTGATACTAAGAGTTTGTTTAatcttctttcaaaaatagataatcaGAAATTTGGCAGACTCAGAGATATCATACTTGATGTATAA
- the CB4H12orf29 gene encoding uncharacterized protein C12orf29 homolog isoform X4, translated as MRRLGSVQRKMPCVFVTEVKEEPSTKREHQVPRCAAPWSGRSGAAGRYRAALQPFKVLATETISHKALDADIYSAIPTEKVDGTCCYITNYKGQPYLWARLDRKPNKLAEKRFKNFLHSKQNSKGWVPVEKNNKQYCWHSSVVNYEFEVALVLKHHPDDPGLLEISAVPLSDLLEQTLELIGTNINGNPYGLGSKKHPLHLLIPHGAFQIRNLPTLKHNDLLSWFEGCREGKIEGIVWHCNDGCLIKVHRHHLGLCWPIPDTYMNSKPVIINMNLNKYDHAFDTKSLFNLLSKIDNQKFGRLRDIILDV; from the exons ATGAGGCGCCTAGGTTCGGTGCAGCGGAAAATGCCATGCGTGTTTGTGACGGAGGTGAAAGAGGAGCCCTCCACCAAAAGGGAGCATCAGGTACCGAGGTGTGCGGCCCCGTGGAGCGGCCGCTCAGGGGCTGCCGGGCGCTATAGAGCCGCCCTGCAG ccATTTAAAGTTTTGGCAACTGAAACTATAAGTCACAAGGCATTAGATGCAGATATATACAGTGCAATTCCAACAGAAAAAGTGGATGGAACATGTTGTTATATTACTAactataaag gtCAGCCATACCTTTGGGCTCGACTAGATAGAAAACCTAACAAATTAGctgagaaaagatttaaaaattttctacattcaaaacaaaactcaaaag GTTGGGTACCAgtggagaaaaacaacaaacagtaTTGCTGGCATTCCTCTGTAGTTAATTATGAATTTGAAGTTGCCCTGGTACTGAAGCATCATCCTGATGATCCTGGTCTTTTGGAAATTAGTGCGGTGCCGCTATCAGATCTCCTTGAACAAACACTAGAGCTTATCGGAACAAATATTAATGGAAACCCATATG GGTTAGGAAGCAAGAAGCATCCATTACATCTTCTTATACCACATGGGGCATTTCAAATAAGAAATCTACCAACCTTGAAGCACAATGATCTATTATCCTGGTTTGAAGGTTGCAGAGAGGGTAAAATTGAAGGAATAGTATGGCATTGCAATGATGGCTGTTTAATCAAG gttCATCGCCATCATCTTGGTTTATGCTGGCCAATTCCAGATACTTACATGAATTCAAAACCTGTTATTATCAACATGAACCTGAACAAGTATGACCATGCCTTTGATACTAAGAGTTTGTTTAatcttctttcaaaaatagataatcaGAAATTTGGCAGACTCAGAGATATCATACTTGATGTATAA
- the CB4H12orf29 gene encoding uncharacterized protein C12orf29 homolog isoform X2, translating to MRRLGSVQRKMPCVFVTEVKEEPSTKREHQPFKVLATETISHKALDADIYSAIPTEKVDGTCCYITNYKGQPYLWARLDRKPNKLAEKRFKNFLHSKQNSKEFFWNVEEDFKPVPECWIPAKEIEQLNGNPMPDENGHIPGWVPVEKNNKQYCWHSSVVNYEFEVALVLKHHPDDPGLLEISAVPLSDLLEQTLELIGTNINGNPYGLGSKKHPLHLLIPHGAFQIRNLPTLKHNDLLSWFEGCREGKIEGIVWHCNDGCLIKVHRHHLGLCWPIPDTYMNSKPVIINMNLNKYDHAFDTKSLFNLLSKIDNQKFGRLRDIILDV from the exons ATGAGGCGCCTAGGTTCGGTGCAGCGGAAAATGCCATGCGTGTTTGTGACGGAGGTGAAAGAGGAGCCCTCCACCAAAAGGGAGCATCAG ccATTTAAAGTTTTGGCAACTGAAACTATAAGTCACAAGGCATTAGATGCAGATATATACAGTGCAATTCCAACAGAAAAAGTGGATGGAACATGTTGTTATATTACTAactataaag gtCAGCCATACCTTTGGGCTCGACTAGATAGAAAACCTAACAAATTAGctgagaaaagatttaaaaattttctacattcaaaacaaaactcaaaag aatttttttggaATGTTGAGGAGGACTTCAAACCTGTTCCAGAGTGCTGGATACCAGCGAAGGAAATAGAACAATTAAATGGGAATCCGATGCCTGAtgaaaatggacacattcctG GTTGGGTACCAgtggagaaaaacaacaaacagtaTTGCTGGCATTCCTCTGTAGTTAATTATGAATTTGAAGTTGCCCTGGTACTGAAGCATCATCCTGATGATCCTGGTCTTTTGGAAATTAGTGCGGTGCCGCTATCAGATCTCCTTGAACAAACACTAGAGCTTATCGGAACAAATATTAATGGAAACCCATATG GGTTAGGAAGCAAGAAGCATCCATTACATCTTCTTATACCACATGGGGCATTTCAAATAAGAAATCTACCAACCTTGAAGCACAATGATCTATTATCCTGGTTTGAAGGTTGCAGAGAGGGTAAAATTGAAGGAATAGTATGGCATTGCAATGATGGCTGTTTAATCAAG gttCATCGCCATCATCTTGGTTTATGCTGGCCAATTCCAGATACTTACATGAATTCAAAACCTGTTATTATCAACATGAACCTGAACAAGTATGACCATGCCTTTGATACTAAGAGTTTGTTTAatcttctttcaaaaatagataatcaGAAATTTGGCAGACTCAGAGATATCATACTTGATGTATAA